Proteins co-encoded in one Erinaceus europaeus chromosome X, mEriEur2.1, whole genome shotgun sequence genomic window:
- the SOX3 gene encoding transcription factor SOX-3, translating to MRPARDRAAGARGLLLPADSAPSTPASLPFPPARPAIRPPGIPPTESSGLFPVAAPAAPGAPSPPATLAHLLPAPTMYSLLESELKSPVGPPTPAAGSGGQAAPGGAGKSGGNVGGGGGGSTGGGGGANAGGGGASAGGGGDQDRVKRPMNAFMVWSRGQRRKMALENPKMHNSEISKRLGADWKLLTDAEKRPFIDEAKRLRAVHMKEYPDYKYRPRRKTKTLLKKDKYSLPGGLLPPGAAAAAAAAAAAAAASSPVGVGQRLDTYTHVNGWPNGAYSLVQEQLGYAQPPSMGSPPPPPALPQMHRYDMAGLQYGPMMPPGAQSYMNAAAAAAAAAASGYGSMAPAAAAAAAAYGQQPSSAAAMSLGPMGAVVKTEPSSPPPAIASHSQRACLGDLRDMISMYLPPGGDAADAASPLPGGRLHGVHQHYQGAGTAVNGTVPLTHI from the coding sequence ATGCGACCAGCTCGAGATCGCGCAGCAGGTGCCAGGGGCCTGCTGCTGCCCGCAGACTCAGCGCCCAGCACTCCGGCCAGCCTGCCTTTCCCGCCAGCCCGGCCGGCCATCCGGCCCCCCGGCATCCCTCCGACGGAGTCCTCGGGCCTCTTCCCCGTGGCCGCCCCAGCAGCCCCGGGCGCGCCGTCTCCTCCTGCCACCCTGGCGCACCTCCTGCCCGCCCCGACGATGTACAGCCTTCTGGAGAGCGAGCTCAAGAGCCCCGTGGGCCCCCCAACCCCGGCGGCTGGCAGCGGCGGCCAGGCGGCCCCGGGAGGCGCAGGCAAGAGCGGCGGGAACGTCGGCGGAGGGGGCGGCGGTAGCacgggcggcggcgggggcgcgaACGCGGGAGGAGGGGGTGCCTCCGCAGGCGGCGGCGGCGACCAGGACCGCGTCAAGCGGCCCATGAACGCCTTCATGGTGTGGTCCCGAGGGCAGAGGCGCAAGATGGCCCTGGAGAACCCCAAGATGCACAACTCGGAGATCAGCAAGCGCCTGGGAGCCGACTGGAAGCTGCTGACCGACGCCGAGAAGCGGCCGTTCATCGACGAAGCCAAACGGCTGCGCGCCGTGCACATGAAAGAGTACCCGGACTACAAGTACAGGCCGCGCCGCAAGACCAAGACGCTGCTCAAGAAGGACAAGTATTCGCTCCCCGGCGGCCTGCTGCCTCCCGGGGCcgccgcagccgccgccgccgccgcggccgcCGCGGCAGCCAGCAGCCCGGTGGGCGTGGGCCAGCGCCTGGACACGTACACGCACGTCAACGGCTGGCCCAACGGCGCGTACTCGCTGGTGCAGGAGCAGCTGGGCTACGCGCAGCCCCCCAGCATGGgcagcccgccgccgccgcccgcgctGCCGCAGATGCACCGCTACGACATGGCCGGCCTGCAGTACGGCCCCATGATGCCGCCAGGCGCGCAAAGCTACATgaacgccgccgccgccgccgccgccgccgccgcgtcgGGCTATGGAAGCATGGCGCCCGCCGCCGCAGCAGCCGCCGCCGCCTACGGCCAGCAGCCCTCCTCGGCCGCCGCCATGAGCCTGGGCCCCATGGGAGCCGTGGTCAAGACGGAGCCCAGCTCGCCGCCGCCCGCCATCGCGTCGCACTCTCAGCGCGCCTGCCTGGGCGACCTGCGCGACATGATCAGCATGTACCTGCCGCCCGGCGGGGACGCGGCCGACGCCGCCTCGCCGCTGCCCGGGGGCCGCCTGCACGGCGTGCACCAGCACTACCAGGGCGCGGGGACTGCCGTCAACGGCACGGTGCCTCTCACCCACATCTGA